AAGTCTTAATAGGGCGTCAAGTCAGTAGTCGTAGACCCGAAACCGGGTGACCTATCCATGTGCAGGTTGAAGTTACCGTAAAAGGTAATGGAGGACCGAACTCACATCTGTTGAAAAAGGTGGAGATGACGTGTGGATAGCGGAGAAATTCCAATCGAACCCGGAGATAGCTGGTTCTCCTCGAAATAGCTTTAGGGCTAGCCTTGATTTAGTCTAATGGAGGTAGAGCACTGAATTGCCTAGGGGGCTTCACAGCTTACCGAAGCATATCAAACTCCGAATGCCATATAGATGATGATCAGGAGTCAGACTATCGGAGATAAGTTCGATAGTCAAAAGGGAAAGAGCCCAGACCACCAGCTAAGGTCCCAAAGTGCGTGTTAAGTGGAAAAGGATGTGAGATTTCGAAGACAACTAGGATGTTGGCTTAGAAGCAGCCATGCATTCAAAGAGTGCGTAATAGCTCACTAGTCGAGAGGTCTTGCGCCGAAAATGTCCGGGGCTAAAACACGCCACCGAAGCTGTGGATTGGTACGTAAGTATCAGTGGTAGAGGAGCATTCTTAGATTGGAGAAGCTGTACCGTAAGGAGCAGTGGAGAGCTAAGAAGAGAGAATGCCGGAATGAGTAGCGAGAGAGAAGTGAGAATCTTCTCGGCCGAATATCTAAGGTTTCCAGAGTAAAGCTGATCTTCTCTGGGTAAGTCGGGACCTAAGGTGAGGGCGAAAGCCGTAGCCGATGGACAACTAGTTGAAATTCTAGTACCGCATATAAACAGAACTGTGGGGACGCAGGAGGATAACAAGAGCCAGGAAAGGAAAAACTGGTGCAAGCACAAAGGCCGTTGGATAGGCAAATCCGTCCAACTTAAGGTTGAAGTGTGACGCGGATCGAATTAAAGTAGAGAAGCTTGTGAATCCATACTGCCAAGAAAAGCCGCTATTGTTTTATATGTGCCCGTACCGCAAACCGACACAGGTAGATGAGGAGAGAATCCTAAGGCCGACGGGAGAAGCGTTGTTAAGGAACTCGGCAAAATGACCCCGTAACTTCGGGAGAAGGGGTGCCATCTTCGGATGGCCGCAGAGAATAGGCCCAAGCGACTGTTTAGCAAAAACACAGGTCTCTGCAAAACCGAAAGGTGAAGTATAGGGGCTGACGCCTGCCCGGTGCTGGAAGGTTAAGGGGAAGGATTAGCGTAAGCGAAGTCTAGAACTTAAGCCCCAGTAAACGGCGGCCGTAACTATAACGGTCCTAAGGTAGCGAAATTCCTTGTCGGGTAAGTTCCGACCCGCACGAAAGGCGTAACGATTTGGGCACTGTCTCGACAACGCGCCCGGTGAAGTTGTAGTACCGGTGAAGATGCCGGTTACCCGCGACAGGACGGAAAGACCCCATGGAGCTTTACTCTAGCTTGATATTGGGATTCGATGTTACATGTACAGGATAGGAGGGAGGCTTTGAAGCGAGGACGCCAGTCTTCGTGGAGCCACTGTTGGGATACCTCTCTTGTAATATTGGATTTCTAACCTAGCACCCTAAACGGGTGTGGGGACACTGTCAGGTGGGGAGTTTGACTGGGGCGGTCGCCTCCGAAAGTGTATCGGAGGCGCTCAAAGGTCTTCTCAGAATGGTTGGAAATCATTCGCAGAGTGCAAAGGCATAAGAAGGCTTGACTGTGACACCGACGGGTGGAGCAGGTAGGAAACTAGGACTTAGTGATCCGGTGGTATGAAAGTGGGATTGCCATCGCTCAACGGATAAAAGCTACCCTGGGGATAACAGGCTTATCACTCCCAAGAGTTCACATCGACGGAGTGGTTTGGCACCTCGATGTCGGCTCATCGCATCCTGGGGCTGTATTCGGTCCCAAGGGTTGGGCTGTTCGCCCATTAAAGCGGTACGCGAGCTGGGTTCAGAACGTCGTGAGACAGTTCGGTCCCTATCCGTCGTGGGCGCAAGATATTTGAGAGGAGCTGTCCTTAGTACGAGAGGACCGGGATGGACTGACCGCTGGTGTATCTGTTGTCTTACCAAAGGCATAGCAGAGTAGCCAAGTCGGGAAGGGATAAACGCTGAAGGCATCTAAGCGTGAAGCCCCCCTCAAGATAAGATATCTCATCCTTAATGGAGTAAGATCCCTGGAAGACGACCAGGTTGATAGGCTAGGTGTGTAAGCATGGTAACATGTTCAGCTGACTAGTACTAATAGATCGAGGGCTTGAACCAAAGCGAGCTTAAGAGTTTTAATAGAGTTGTGTATGAAGTGAAGTTTGACTTTAGAATGTAGAAGATTTTAGATAATAGTCCTCAATAGCTCAATGGTAGAGCACTCGGCTGTTAACCGAGGGGTTGTTGGTTCGAGTCCAACTTGGGGAGTTTAATAAGGCCCGTTGGTCAAGCGGTTAAGACACCGCCCTTTCACGGCGGTAACAGGGGTTCGATTCCCCTACGGGTCATTTTGGTGGCGATGCGTCCTTGGGAAACACCCGTTCCCATCCCGAACACGATGGTTAAGCCTTGGACGGCCGATGGTACTTGGTTGGTAACGACCTGGGAGAGTAGGTGGCTGCCAATTTTACATATAATCATTTATGAAAAACATATGGCGCCATAGCCAAGTGGTAAGGCAGAGGTCTGCAACACCTTCATCACCAGTTCAAATCTGGTTGGCGCCTTAACAACTAACGCGGAGTGGAGCAGTCTGGAAGCTCGTCGGGCTCATAACCCGAAGGTCAGAGGTTCAAATCCTCTCTCCGCAACTACTTTTAAGATTGTTGTCCTAGCATGAGCTAGTCAACAGTCTTTTTTTGAAATTTTGTGAGAAAGGAGCATATTATTATGGAGATTGAAATCGGAGATATTTTAACGCTAAAGAAAAAGCACCCATGTGGATCTAATGAATGGAAAGTTTTACGTGTGGGCATGGACTTAAGAATTAAATGTCTTGGTTGTGATCATATGGTAATGGTTCCAAGAAATAAAATTACAAAAAATATTAAAAGTATACGAAAAGAACAATAATTTTAGTTGTACAAGTATTGCTTATTATATAAAGATATGATAGAATATATACTTGTGACAATATCCTTGCTTTTATGTATATGTAAAGGCCAAAGACCATAAGGAGGTGTAAGAATGAACCAATACGAATTAGCATTAGTCATTAACGGAAAAGTTACAGAAGAAGTCAGAGATGAAGCTCTTGAGACTGTTAAGTCTACAATTGAACGTTTCGGCGGTAAAATTGCTAAAGTTGACGATTGGGGAAAGAGAAGATTAGCTTATGAAATCCAAAAGATTCGTGAAGGATTTTATTACTTCATTACTTTTGATGCAGAAGCTGACTCTCCGGCTCAAATTGAACAACGTGTTCGCATTATGGAAACGGTACTACGTTTCTTAATTGTAAAAGTTGAAGAATAATCCAAAAAAGGGGGAAACTCGATGAATAAAGTTATATTAATGGGAAGATTGACACGCGATCCTGAAGTAAGGTATTCGCAAGGGGCAGAGCCACTTGCAATTGCTAGATATTCATTAGCAGTTAATCGACGCTTTAAACGAGATGGTGAACCCGATGCGGATTTTATCAACATTGTTGCTTTTGGAAGAAATGCTGAGTTTGCTGAAAAGTTTTTCCAAAAGGGACAACAAGTATCTGTAGTAGGACATATTCAGACAGGAAGCTATGAAAAAGATGGCGTTCGTCGTTATACGACAGATATTGTTGTTGAAGAACAGCATTTTGCTGAGTCTAAGCGAAGTTTTGAAGAACGAATGGGTGGTCAAAGCTCAAATAATTCATACAATGAAGCACCAATGTCAAAGCCCCAATCAAATGGGAATGTTGATGGTTTTGTTTCAGTGGATGACGACTTTGATGATGATGATATACCATTCTAAACAGTCAATATAGAATAAGAATAAGGAGGTTTCATTATGGCTTTTGATCGACGTAATAATCCTAGACGTAGAAGAAAAAAAGTTTGCGCATTTTGCCAAGACAAATCAACTACAATAGATTATAAAGATATTAATAAGTTAAGAAGATTTGTATCTGAACGTGGAAAAATTTTACCTCGTAGAATTACAGGTACATGTGCAAAGCACCAACGTGCTTTAACTGTTGCAATCAAGAGAGCAAGACATATTGCTTTATTGGCTTATACAGTCGAATAATATATTAGATTATTATTAGGGTAATCTTATCATAAAAAGCTGATAGCGTATGCTGTCAGCTTTTTTAATATAGACAACATCATTCTTGGTAATTTATTCAATTAATGCTATAATAGGATAGGTTGTATAATTTACGTGATGGAAAGGAAAAATATGAGTAGAAAAAAAGTGAAGCTAGGATTTCGAATGCATATTTTTATTATTTGGCCATTATTGAGCTGTTTAATTTTATTTATACTATCTGCACATGCGATTAAGGTTGAACGATCCTTCGGTGTGGTGGCATTGGTCG
This sequence is a window from Vallitaleaceae bacterium 9-2. Protein-coding genes within it:
- a CDS encoding DUF951 domain-containing protein, whose amino-acid sequence is MMEIEIGDILTLKKKHPCGSNEWKVLRVGMDLRIKCLGCDHMVMVPRNKITKNIKSIRKEQ
- the rpsF gene encoding 30S ribosomal protein S6; amino-acid sequence: MNQYELALVINGKVTEEVRDEALETVKSTIERFGGKIAKVDDWGKRRLAYEIQKIREGFYYFITFDAEADSPAQIEQRVRIMETVLRFLIVKVEE
- a CDS encoding single-stranded DNA-binding protein, with protein sequence MNKVILMGRLTRDPEVRYSQGAEPLAIARYSLAVNRRFKRDGEPDADFINIVAFGRNAEFAEKFFQKGQQVSVVGHIQTGSYEKDGVRRYTTDIVVEEQHFAESKRSFEERMGGQSSNNSYNEAPMSKPQSNGNVDGFVSVDDDFDDDDIPF
- the rpsR gene encoding 30S ribosomal protein S18, producing MAFDRRNNPRRRRKKVCAFCQDKSTTIDYKDINKLRRFVSERGKILPRRITGTCAKHQRALTVAIKRARHIALLAYTVE